The proteins below come from a single Vidua chalybeata isolate OUT-0048 chromosome 1, bVidCha1 merged haplotype, whole genome shotgun sequence genomic window:
- the TMEM74 gene encoding transmembrane protein 74, with amino-acid sequence MACMELLYLAEESRQVPLGTATGWSLTPHPYEQQQCEGGEVDPRAAAAVAALHCERHCKPLQRDPVAESPLVPQLSSLGTLPQEHSAASSTSQPCHPAERLPREEDGGKKKACCCAQELETSFTYVDENVNLEHARSPPTPTGSQDAPLQQHSCRELPPEWVHDSPSLVSEEDDAASEAAAGKSVDYGFISAILFLVSGILLVIISYVVPRDVTVDPNTVAAREMERLENESARIGAHLDRCVIAGLCLLTLGGVVLSSLLMMSMWKGELYRRSRFASSKESAKLYGSFNFRMKSGANDNMLELSLVEEDVLAIDN; translated from the coding sequence ATGGCTTGCATGGAGCTTCTCTACCTGGCCGAGGAGAGCAGACAGGTGCCCCTGGGCACCGCTACTGGCTGGAGCCTGACCCCCCATCCCTAcgagcagcagcagtgtgaggGGGGTGAGGTGGACCCCAGAGCAGCCGCTGCCGTTGCAGCCCTGCACTGTGAACGGCACTGCAAGCCCTTGCAGAGGGACCCTGTGGCTGAGTCCCCCCTGGTACCCCAGCTCTCCTCCTTGGGCACCTTGCCCCAGGAGCActctgcagcctccagcacctcccagccctgccacccagCAGAGCGCTTGCCCAGGGAAGAGgatggagggaagaaaaaagcctgCTGTTGTGCCCAGGAACTCGAGACATCGTTCACCTATGTGGATGAAAATGTAAATCTGGAGCATGCAAGAAGTCCCCCCACTCCTACAGGTAGCCAGGATGcccccctgcagcagcattcctgcagggagctgccacCTGAATGGGTGCACGATTCTCCTTCCCTGGTCTCCGAGGAGGACGATGCTGCCTcggaggcagcagctgggaaatcCGTTGACTATGGATTCATTAGTGCCATTTTGTTCCTGGTTAGTGGCATTTTACTGGTGATAATTTCCTATGTGGTACCCAGAGATGTGACTGTGGATCCCAACACCGTGGCTGCCCGGGAgatggagaggctggagaatGAGAGTGCAAGGATTGGTGCTCACTTGGACCGCTGTGTTATCGCTGGGCTGTGTCTCTTAACCCTGGGGGGCGTGgtgctctccagcctgctgaTGATGTCCATGTGGAAAGGGGAGCTGTACCGGAGGAGCAGGTTTGCATCCTCCAAGGAGTCTGCCAAGCTGTATGGATCTTTCAATTTTAGAATGAAGTCTGGAGCAAATGATAATATGCTTGAGCTGTCGTTAGTTGAGGAAGATGTGCTTGCCATAGATAATTAG